A window of Haloarcula sp. DT43 genomic DNA:
CGTCGTCTCCGACGTGGGGGGCGAGGCCGTCGATGAGTTCGTCGGGTTTGTACGTCCCGCGAGAGCCGACCAGTTGCTTGACAAACCCAAGAATGCCGGTCGTCTTCCGGAGGAATTTAATCGAATCACCGACGCCGACCTTTTGAGAGATTTGCATCAGGCGCTGGTAGTTCATCACCCCCGGGATACCGACTTCTACCGGGAGTTCGATACCGCGGGCGCGGATGTCTTCGACCCACTCTAGCACGGTGTCCGGGTCGTAACAGAGCTGGGTGACGATGTATGTCGCGTACGGTGCTTTCTGTGCCATCGACTCCGCCAGCGTCTCGTCATCGATGAAATCGTGACCCTCGGGGTAGCCCGTGATGCCGACTTCTTCGAAAGAGTACTCTGTCTCTGCGAGCACTTCGAGCAGGTCCAGTGCCGACCCATACTCGCCAGCCGGTTCCTCGCGGTCACCACCCGGGACGAAGATGTCCGTAATGCCTGCCTGCTCCAGACGCTCAGCGATTGCTTTGAGTTGCTCCCTGTCCTCGATGTACCGGGCCGCAATATGTGGCACGACATCGAACCCCATCTCGGCGGCTTCTTCCGTCTTTTCGACGGTCTTCTCGATGCCGAGCTGTGGCGATGTCGTGATTGCGATGGTCGCGTCGTCGGGGAGGTGGGTGATCTCCTCGTCGAAGCTCTCGAACGGCATCAGTTCGAACCGAGCGCTCGTCAGTAGCGTCTGGACACCCTGACTGTCTGAGACAGCACGCGTTCCGAGGGCCATGATTTAGCTGGAATTAGGCATACCCGTACTTCGCTTTGTGGGTGGGGCATCGAACCCGTTTATAAGTGACCCCACTGTCACGCGCTATGAGGCGTACACTGTCGGATTCGACTGGCCACCCGCTCGAAGGTGACGGTGTGGTTCGGTTCGTCCGTGAGCCTGCACAGGACGAGGTCCAACAGATTGAGTTCCTCGAGCAGGTTCCGGGTCTGGCCCCGTTCGAGATTCAGACAGCGCTGGACTTCGTATACCGTGTCCGCATCGGCCACGGCGTCCGCGACATCGCGCAGGTGGACGTCGGCCGGCAGTCCGAGCCCGTCAGTGACCAGTTGCTCGTCGGGGAGTTCCCCGACCGATTCGCTGGTGGGGCCTGCTGAGTCTGGTGCGGTAGGTTCTGCCGCGCTAGCTTGGCTGTCCTCGTCGCCGGCTTCAGTCTGGTTCGCGTCGTCGTCGCACTCCCTCGCCTCGCTGTTGTCACTGGAGGTGTTGTACCTGTTCGGGGTGTGGATATCCGCTTCTATCATGTACCGTCGGACCGTCTCGGAGGAGACGTCCATCTGTATCTGCTCGGCGATTTCTCTGAAGTTGTCGCACTCGTCGTACAGTGCTTGCAGGTAGTCGGTGTCCTCATACGGCGGCACGGAGTCGTCGCGGACGGCGGCGAATGGATCGGATTCAAAGTCGGTCTCGCGACCCGACTGTATCTCTGTCGATGCCGCACCGTCTGACTGTGGGGTTTTCTGTGCCCCGTCGTCTTCGTCACCGACACGCTCCGAATCCGGCACAGCCGACCCGTCTAGCGATGCACCACCGTCAGTATCAGCCGGACTCACTGCGCTGACTGTCGCTGTGTCGCTAGAGCCAGCCCTCTCTGGCTCACAGTCGGCGCTAGCTGTCTCATCTGATGCAACTGTGGCGTCGATTGTCAGGTCCACCGTCAGGAGCAAGCCGTCATCGGCGACCGTCACCGAGGCGTCACCAACCGAGAGTGAGGCACCGGTAGTTGACGGAAGGGTGGTGGCTGACGGTGAGAATGTGACTTCGAGATCCCCACTCTCCGTCAGCCGTGCCGTCTCCGGCGTGAGATTTCCATCAGCGCCGCCGCCGGACCGCAGTGAGACCGGCATCGCCACCGTCACATCGAGGACTGCAGCACCGGTATCGGCCGGCGATGCTTCGACGGTCTTGATGGACCGGCCGCGGGATTCGTACGCATCGATGACCTCCGCGAGTGCCGTGAACGCGTCGTGAAGTCCCATGTTATTGATTGACTATGACACGTTATGGTGTAGAGATAGGTGTGGAATAGCGAACCCATTTATAAACCCCCCCCCTAAATGACGGTCCCCAAAACACGGCTGAAACAGAACGTATCGACGACTACCGGACTCGTGCAGGTCATCGCGGTCTCGCGATACCCGCGAGCCGCTCTCCCTGCACGACGACAGACTCCCTAGCGAGCGAGAATATCACTCCTCGTTCTGTCGCTGAGACAACCTGTTGTTGCTCGAACGAGGCGGGTTCGTAGACTGTCCCCAGTCGCTCACCAGCGGCAACGGTGTCGCCGACGGCGATGTCCGGCTGACATTCGAACAGCCCCGATTCCGACGCGGTGACTGGCTCCGCATCGTTTCGGAGTACCGTCTGTGCAGCCTTTGATTCTGGCTCTTCCGGGAGGAGTGCCTGTTCGCGCAGGAGATTGTGTATCCCGTCGACACCAGCCGCAACCGCGTCCTCTGCAATTCGGCGACTGTTCGATAGTTCTGCGGTGATAACCGGAATCCCGGCTGCCGCAGCCGCAGCCCGGAATGTCCTGCCGGACCCGTCGTCGTCCGTATCCTTGGGTGCGTCGGTGAGCCTGTATGCAGTGCCGAACGCTTCGGCGAGGCCCTCGGCGGCTGGGTCGTCTGCCCGGCATCGGACGTGTTCCAGCATATCTGCTGTGCCGGTGTGGAGGTCGACCGCCGCGTCGGCGTCTTTTACGAGTTCCCACAGGCGAGCGGCGAACTGTTCCTGTAGACTGCCATTCACGTCGCCTGGCCACACGCGGTTCAGGTTCGGGTTCATCACGTCGTACTCGCCCGGAGTCATGTAGGACCGGTGATCGAACGCGAGCTGATTCACTACCGGAACGACGAGCACTGTCCCGGCGATGGCCGCGTCAGTCAGGCGGTCATGTAGTCGACGTAACGCGGCTGGACCGTTGAGTTCGATGCCGTGTTGGGCCGCCTGAATATACACGGTCGGTCCGGAGCCGCCGTCGTATCGGTGGACAGTCACAGACACGTCTCGCCCCGACGGCAATCGTCCGAGCTGTCGGTCAGTCGTCGTGTGCGTGACGGCCCTGTAGTCCATATCAAACCCCGGCGACGCGAAGACAAAAACGCTGGGAGTTGGAGCGTCGCTGGATAACACGGAGTGGGGCTGTGATTCCTCTCAGAACAGAGCCACTGGCCGATACGGCGATCATCGCTGATCTGAAATCATCCTGTTGGAAATATCACACAGGGATGGTAACACATTACTTGACAGTACAATCGGACTGTTTGAACTCACTCGAAATCTCTGAATAGCGGCGATAATCACCGTAGGGAATCCAGATTTATTAACAATGGTACTCCTGTTATCCTGAAACACTACCTGACACTCCTACAATATATTGCAAAAGAACCCGGGCAGGCGGTAACTATATTGCCACGCCATCGTACGGTCTACCCAGAGTTATGGAGCCTACCGATAGCCTGCCGACTCAGGCCGACACTGTCATCGTCGGCGCTGGAATCGTCGGCTGCAACGTTGCTTACCAATTGACGGAGCTTGGCCGGGAAGACGTCGTCGTGGTCGACCAGGGACCGATGCCAACCACGGGCGGGTCGTCGACGCACGCCCCCGGTATCATGTTTCAGACCGCCGAACCGAAGGTACTCAGCCAATTTGCGGACTACAGCCGCCGGCTGTACTCTGACCTCGAAGGCGCGGACGGTCGCCAGGCGTACAGCGAAACGGGCGGTATCGAAGTCGCACGCAGCGAGGAGCGCATGGACTTCCTCCAGCGGCGCGTCGAGTACGCCGAGGCGTGGGGCATCGAGGACCCGCAGTTGCTCTCGCCGGAGGAAGTCACCGAGCATCTCCCGCTTGTCGACGCCGACCAGATCGAGGGCGGCTACTACTCCCCGACGGACGGGCAGGTATCTGGCGTCGTCGCCTGTGACGCACTGGCCAGAGAAGCGATGGACAGAGGCGCGAAGTTCGTCCCGCACACGCGCACCGAGGACGTGGAAGCGGAGGACGGCGACGTACAGGCCGTCGTCACCGAGAACGGCACCATCGAGTGTAACGAGGTCGTCGTCGCGACGAACATCTGGGCCCGACAGCTCGGTGAGAAACTGGACGTGCACCTGCCGGTCACGCCAGTCGAGCATCAGTACACGATGACGGAACCGCTCGACGAACTGGCCGATAGCGCGGTCGACATCACCGACCACCCGCTGTTCGAGAACTACGAGAACGTCTCCGGCGAGAAGGCCAAGCGGCTCCTCGTGGGTCCGGACCGGCCGATTCTCCGCGACCAGGACAACGCCATGTACTACCGGAACCATGGGGACGCCTACGGCATCGGCTCGTACAACCACGAGCCGATTGTGCCCGACCCGCAGGACCTCGGCGGCAACGACCCCGACGGCGAGCAGGGGTCCGTCCACGAGTTCACCGACTACCACATGGACAACGCGACCCATCCGGATCGGCCGGACAAAGCCCCGCGTCAGGCCAGCGACGAACTGCTCCCCGCGACGGCCGGCAAGGAACTCGAACACAAGTACAACGGCATGTTCGCGGAATCACCGAACGGGCTCCCCGTGATGGGGCCGGTCCAGGAGTACGACGGCCTCTGGACGGCGGCGGCCATCTGGGTCACCCACGCCGGTGGTGCCGGGAAGGCCCTCGCCGAGTGGATGGAAAACGGCGTTCCGCGGCTCCCTGACGGGCCTATCGACCTCGCACACTGCGATGTGAACCGCTTCGACGAGCACGAGGGCAGTTGGGACTTCGCCCGGGACATCGGCGGCGAGGAGTACCGCATCGTCTACAACATCATGCATCCCAAGTGGGTCTGGACCGACAAACAGCGGGACATCCGCCGGACCCCGATGTACCACACCCACAAGAAGTACGACGCCGAACTGTGGGCCGAGGCCGGCTGGGAGGAACCACACTGGTTCGACTCCAACGCCGACCTGCTGGCGGAGTTCGGCGACCAGATTCCGGACCGAGAGGGCTGGGAAGCGAAGTACTGGTCGCCAATCGAGGGCGCGGAGGCGCTGAACGTCCGCGAGAACGTCGGGCTTCACGACATGACCTCCTTCAACAAGATGGAGGTCATCGGAAGCGACGCCGGCGAGTTCGTCCAGTACCTCTGTACGAACGACATGGACATCGACGTGGGCGACGTGAAGTACACGCTGATGTGCAACGAAGGCGGCGGCGTCCGGGCCGACATCACGGTCACGCGGACTGATGAGGACCGTTACCTCCTGCTGACGACGGGCCGGGAGGTCGGGAACAACCACGTCGCGTGGGTGCGCGAGCAGTCCCCCGACGACGTGGTCGTCAACGACGTGACCTCCAGCCTCGCGGCGATGGTCTGTACGGGCCCGAACGCTCGGAAGGTTCTGTCGAAGCTCACTGACGTCGACCTCTCGGACGACGCCTTCCCGTTCTTCACGAGCCAGCAGTTCTTCGTGAAGAACATTCCAGTCACTGCGCTCCGTGTCTCCTATGCGGGCGAACTCGGCTGGGAGTTCTATACGCCCTCGGAGTACGGCGAGCGCCTCTGGGAGCACATCATGGAGGCCGGCGAGGAGTACGGTATCCGCCCGTACGGCAACGGCGCGCTCGACTCGCTCCGTATCGAGAAAGGGTTCCGGCTCTGGGGCAAGGACCTCCACACGGAGCACAACCCCTACGAGGCCGGCCTCGGCTGGGCTGTTGACCTCGAAACCGACTTCATAGGGAAAGAGGCAGTCGCGGCGGCCGCCGACGGCGACAACATCGACCACAAAGTCGCGTGCCTGACGCTCGACGACGAGGACGCCGTCGTGCTCGACAACAAGCCGGTCCTCGACGGCGATGAGACCATCGGCTACCTCCACAGCGCCGAGTACGGCTACACCGAAGGTGCGTGTGTCGCTTACACGTACCTCCCGCCGGAGTACGCCGAACCCGGCACTAGCGTCGAAATCCTCTACGAAGGGGAGCGCTACGACGCAACGGTCCGCGAGGAACCGCTGGTCTCCTGACTTCGGCCACTCGACCGTTGCCCTCGGCGCTTTTCTAGCGGACAGTGCGGCCGCGCTCGGCGCGGGCAGCCAGTTCCGTTCGCTGTCGTTTAAACGGGTGTACTATCCGTGGCCAACGGTGATGTAGTCTACGAGCGGAAAATCACACGTATGACAAGGTGGAACGCGTCTAGCGATGAAGTTACTGCAGTAAGCCCAGATATAACCGACGAAAAGAACGCTTTGCCTGCCAAATATTTCACAGACCCTGCGGTTCACGAGCTCGAAAAGGAGAAAGTATTCGGCCAGTACTGGGTCTACGCCGGACACGCCAACGCTATCTCCGAGCCCGGAGCGTACTTCACGCGAACTATCGGCGACAAGCAGGTGATCATCGTCCGCGACCACGACGACGACATTCGCGCATTCTTTAACGTCTGCGCACACCGTGGCTCGAAGATGGTCGAAGATACGCCCATGACCAACCCCGGAAACATGGGTCGTATCCGCTGTCCGTATCACATGTGGTCGTATGATCTGGACGGCGACCTGGAAAGCACGCCAAAGAGCTTCGAGGAGGCGGGGCTCAACCCGGACCTGGATGACGACGAGGTCTGCAGTTTGGATGCCAGCGAAAACGGACTCAACGAGGTCCAGACTGACCGGATCGGACCGTTTGTCTTCCTCAACTTCGCCGACGACCCGATGCCACTGGCTGAGCAGGCGGGGTCGCTGAAAACGGAACTGGAAGACATGCCTCTCGAGGAGTACGAACACGCAGCGCGATACGTGTCGGAAGTCGACTGCAACTGGAAGACCTTCGCGGGCAACTACTCCGAGTGTGACCACTGTCACGCGAACCACCAAGACTGGATAACCGACATCGAACTCGACGAGTCAAACCTCGAAGTCAACGACTACCACTGGATTCTCCACTACACCCACGACGAGGATGTCGACGACGAACTACGCATCCACGAGGAAAAGGAGGCGAAGTTCTACTACTTCTGGCCGAACTTCACGGTGAATATGTACGGGACTGCTGACGGGTACGGTACGTACATCATCGACCCAATCGATGAGGGGCGGTTCCAGTTGATCGCGGACTACTACTTCAGTTCTGCGGAGATGACTGACGCAGAACAGGAATTCGTCCGGACGAGCCGGCAGCTACAGGAAGAGGACTTCGAACTCGTCGAACGCCAGTACGAGGGGTTACAGTCCGGGGCGCTCGCCCAGGCACAACTGGGGCCGAACGAACACACCGTCCACAAACTGCATCGACTCGCACAGGAGGCCTACGAATCTTGAATTCGGTGTCACGGACAGACCCGCAAGAGGACGTGTCCTTCGTCGCTCGCTCGACCGAGACAGGGGCCCGCGTGGAGGCGTCGACAGCGAACGAGGTGATTGGGTTCTATCGACGCCAGCAGGAACTGCTAGACACGGATCTCGAATGGGTGTTCGCGGAGCATCCGGCCGTCACTGCGGCCCCAGACTCAGACAGTATCGACGCCGTCCTCCGTGAGTTAGACGACTACTTCGAGAACGGCGTCCCGCTTGGTATTCTCGCCGCCGCGATGAGTAAACAGGGCTGGACCGTCGGAGACACGTTAGCCGAAGTGTACGAACTCCGAATGAGCGGCTCCCTCTGGGAACCACGCGCCGATCACCTCCGGCCGGTCTGACGGGTCGCCAACCGTCACGCTGGTCGGCTATTACTTGCCGTGAACCACTCTATTCGCTCACTCACTCACAGCAGCAGTCACGGTTGTTCGCAGCGGCCAGTCGCTTCAGTGGGCTGCCAGAAACTGTAAGCTGGGTAGAATGCTGAGGTTCGGCGCAATCTGAGCGCCGAGTCGTCGTCCGACTCCTCATTCAAGTAAATATGTGCCACAGAGCCTCTCTACTATCGGAATCCTCAAAACAAATACTCGGGCCACCGATGTTTTTATACCTGTGACAGAAGCAGTCCCGAATGAGATACATGAGCACAGAGACTCCCCCATCTCGGGCGGATACCGTTATTATCGGTGCTGGTGCCGTCGGGTGTAGTGTCGCATACCACCTGACGGAGCTTGGCGCGGAGGATGTCGCCGTCATTGACCAGGGACCACTCCCGGTAACGGGCGGCTCGTCCGTCCACGCCCCCGGCATCATGTTCCAGACGTCGCCATCAAAGATTCAGACGAAGGCCGCCCACTACACCAGCCGATTGCTTTCTGATGCTGGCGTGTACGACGAGGTCGGTGGCATCGAAATCGCCCGCAGCGAGGACCGGATGGACTTCCTCCGGCGGCGCGTCGAGTGGGCCACTTCCTATGGCTTGCCAGAACCGCAACTACTCTCGCCGGAGGAAGTGACCGAGCATCTCCCGCTGGTCAATGAAGAGGAAATCCTCGGCGGTTACTACTCACCGACCGACGGACGTGTCGACGGTATCGGCGCCCTTCAGTGGTACATGGAGAACTCGTCGGCGTCGTTCTATGGAGACACGGAGGTCACCGATCTAGACGTGTCGGGCGGGGAAATCAACGCTGTCGAGACCGACCAGGGCCGCATCGACTGCGAGCGAGCGGTCATCGCAACGAACAACTGGGGCTACCAGACTGGCCAGCTAGCCGGACTGGACCTGCCGATTGCACCGGTCGAACACCAGTACGTCGTCACCGAACCGATGGACGAACTCGCCGACGCCGAGACCTCGGTCGGCGACAACACGACCGGGCTGGACGTGCCCGGAGATCGCTCTATCGCGGAGTACATGAGCGAGGGGCCACACCAGCCCGTCGGCCGCGACCAGGACCACTCGCTGTACTTCCGGACCCACGGCGACGCGCTCGGACTGGGGTCGTACAACCACGAGACGCTCTCGGTCGACCCCGAGGCGATGGGGAAAAACACCGAGGAACACCAGGCTTCGGTCAGGGGGTTCACGAAGGAACACTGGGAGACGCCGACCCACCGCGGACGGGACAAGTCGGCCAAGCAGGCCTTCGACGAACTACTACCGGCGACCCAGGACGTAGAGTACGAAGCAACCGAGAACGGCATCTTCGTGTTCACGCCTGACGGCATGCCGGCCGTCGGCGAGACGGCGCAGGTCGACGGGCTCTGGACCGGGCTGGCCATCTGGTGGACCCACTCTGGCGGCTACGGTCGCATCCTCGCGGAGTGGATGGAGAACGGCACGCCCCGACTGCCGTCCGGACCGGTCGACACCGGCGGCATCCACGTCCGGCGGTTCGAACCCCACGCGGGCGAGAAAGAGTACTTTGTCGACCGTGGGGCCAAACGGTACGAACAGGTCTACAGCATCGTCGAGCCACGGTGGCAGCCCGACGACCACCGGGGGCTCCGGACGAGTCCGTTCTACCACCAGCAGAAGGAACTCGGCGCGGAGTTCTACCAGAGCGGCGGCTGGGAGACGCCACAGTGGTACGAGTCCAACAGCGACCTGGTCGAGCGCTACGAGGACCAGATCCCCGACCAGGACGGCTGGCAGGGCGTCAATCGCTCGAAAATCGAGGCCGCCGAACACCTCCACACCCGCGAGAAGGTGTCGATGTTCGACATGACGACCTTCAGTTCGATCATGGTCGAAGGCGAGGGGAGCCAGGCGTTCCTCCAGCGGGTCTGTAGCAACGACATGGACCTCGATGTCGGACAGGTCCGCTACTCGCTGCTGCTGAACGAAGGCGGCGGCATCCTCGCAGATATCACCGTCGTCAAACTCGATGACGAGGAGTTCATGGTGACGACCGGCGGCGGGAACTCCCCCGGTATCCACGGCGGGCACCTCGAAGAGGAGGCTCCTGCGACGGTGTCAGTCCACGTCGAGGAGGGTGCGAAGTCCACAATCGGCCTCTGGGGGCCGAACGCGCGGCTCCTCCTCCAGCGGTGTACTGACGAGGACGTGACAAACGATGGCTTCCCGTACTTCCGTGCCAAGCAGATATATGTCGGCGACGTGCCGGTCATCGCGCTGCGGGTCTCGTACGTCGGCGAACTCGGCTGGGAACTGTGGGCCCCGACGGAGTACGGCCAGCGCCTCTGGGAGACGCTGTGGGAGGCCGGACAGGACCTCGGCGTCCGACCGATGGGCGGCGGCGCGCTCAGTTCCATGCGACTAGAGAAGGGCTTTCGGCTCTGGGGGACGGACATCGATACGGACTCGAACCCCTTCGAGGCCGGACTGCCTTTCGCTGTCGACATGGATACCGAATTCATCGGCAAGGAAGCGCTGGAGACCGCACGCGACGAGGGTATCGACAGCAAGATCACGCCGCTCACGCTTGATGACTCGACCGACATCATGCTCAGTGGCCGCCCGGTGCTGAAAGATGGAGAGGCAATCGGCTACGTGCAGGCCGGGAACTACGGCTACAGCATCGGCGAATCGATTGCGTACACGTATGTCCCATCCGAATACACCGAAGCCGGAACGTCGGTTCAGATACAGTGCGAGGGCGAGACCTACGATGCGACGGTGCGTGACGAACCGCTGTTTGACCCTGGCCGGAACCGAATCCTCAAGTGATGAGCCAGCGCACTGAACCGACGACATCGGGATAAGACCCGCCACGACACGAACACATGACACAATCCGAATCGGAGACGCTACCAGTCACGTACGCAGATATCGAACGAGCCCGCGAACGCTTAGACGACGATACGGTCGTCAAGCAGACGCCGGTCGAACGGAGTACGTCACTCGGGGAATTCGTCGACGCCGAGGTGTACCTGAAGATGGAACACCTCCAGTGGACGGGGTCGTTCAAGACACGGGGCGCGTACAACAAAATCTCACAGGATGTCGCCGACGGCGTGGACGAGTTCGTCGCCGCCAGCGCTGGCAACCACGCCCAGGGTGTCGCCCTCGCCGCGACGAACTGCGGTGCGGAGTCGACCATTTTCATGCCGGAGGACGCACCACAGGCGAAGATAGACGCCACCAGAGGCTACGGCGGGACCGTCGAGTTGGTCGGCAACGACTTCCAAGAGACGATGTCACACGCCCAGGCTGCCGTCGAGGAGACCGACGCCGAGTTCGTCCATGCCTACGACGACCTGGACATCATCGCAGGCCAGGGAACCCTCGGCACGGAGATGTACCACGACTGCCCCGATGTAGACACGGTCGTCGTTCCCATCGGTGGCGGTGGTCTCATCAGCGGCATCTCGACAGCAATCAAACACCTCTCTCCGGAGACCCGCGTCGTGGGCGTTCAGGCGACCGGCGCGGAGACAGTCCACGAAAGCCTCGACAAGGGGATGCCGGTCGTCCTCGACGAGGTCGACACCATCGCCGACGGTATTGCGACCGGCGGTATCTCGGAGACGACACTCAACATCATCGAGGCGAACGTCGACGAGGTCGTGACCGTCTCGGACACGGACATCGCACGGGCGATTCTCCTGTTGATGGAACGGGCCAAACAGGTCGTGGAAGGTGCCGGAGCCGCCTCTGTGGCTGCCATACTGAGCGACGGCCTCGACGTGTCGGGCGAGACGGTTATGCCGCTGCTCTGTGGCGGCAACCTCGACATGACACAGATGCGTGAGGTCCTCATCCACGCGCTGACCGAGCGCCAGCAACTCCTCCAGCTCCGGGTTCGCATCGACGACCAGCCCGGCGTGATGGAGGAGATCTCCGGTGTTATCGCCGACCAGGGTGCCAACATCCACGACGTCCGCCACGAGCGCTCAGTCGATAATCTCGAAATCGGGGAGGCCTACCTCGTGTTCAACGTCGAGACGAGCGGTGCCGAGCACGCACAGACCATCATCACGGCGATACGCGACGCGGGCTACCCCGTCGACAACGTCGCACGGAAAACCTAACCGCTAGTACGTTTGCCAGAGCACCGCTCAGATCGGGGGTGCCATCTTGTGTATCGTCCCAAATAAACCGATTTCCCGACTTTGACGGCGGTCTAATTACCGTGTTTTCCGTATCAGCACCCGAGCCCACGTCGGTGAGACGCACCCTGTGCCGATTTGAAATAAGCACCGAGAACCACGGTGGTATCGACGATGTGTCACTCCGTATCCGAGCATCATGATAGTGCGAAACACCAGCTTAATAGGGGTCAAATGTGTTTCAAACAACACATGGTGGCAGCCATTAGTCTGGAGACAGCAAAGCGACTCATTGAGGCAGCTGAAGAACGCGCTAACGAGATCGACAATCCGATGGTCATCACGGTCGCCAATAGCGAGGGGAACCTGATCGCTCAGCACCGGATGGATGGAGCCTGGTTGGCGTCCGTCAATATCTCGCGGAACAAGGCGTATACGTCGGCTGCACTCGACACGCCGACACACGACCTCGCGGAACCGTCAGAGCCTGGCAACTCTCTGTACGGCCTCGACACGCGCGACGAGGGTCGGATGGTCGTGTTCGGCGGTGGGTACCCACTGGAGAAAGACGACCGTATCGTTGGCTCGGTCGGTGTTTCCGGTGGTGCGGTGGCCCAAGACCGTGACGTAGCCGAGGCCGCCGTCACGAAGTGGCGTGAACTCCTCGAAAACGATGCGGTAGAAATGGCCGAGTGAGAGGATTGTGCTGCTAGAATAGGAAAAATCCCAGCGGATAGCGGTGGAGGCAGACGCGCCTCCGCGGAGATACTAACAGCAGCGATCACTAATTTTTGCTGACAAATGCGACCAAGGAGACTAGCTCGATACGCTCGAACAACCGTGAGACCCGCTCGGATATCCTGAACGGGGGAAACCTATAACAGGATTGTAGTGGAAGTGCAAGTGAGTCAGGCAACATGTACGACCACATTCTCGTCCCGTACGACGGCAGTGACGAGGCCCGGAGAGGGGCAGAACACGGCATCGAACTCGCGGCCGCGCTCGACGCGACAGTCCACGCGCTGTACGTGATCGATCTGCCGGGGACGCCGCGCGCACTCGCGCTCAGAGATGACGAGGAGGAAGTCCGCGAGGAGTATCGGACCTACGGGGAAGAGGTTCTATCGGAACTGGGTCGCTTCGCCGAGGGCCACGGGGTCGCCTACGAGACCCACTTCCGGACCGGCGCGCCCAGCGAGGAGATCGTGGAGTTCGCCGAGGACGAGGCCATGGACGCCATCGTCCTGGGTTCGGCGTTCCGCGGGAAACTCGGGAACCTGCTCGGCGGCACCACGGACAAAGTGGTCCGGACGTCGAGCGTGCCGGTCATCAGCCAGCGGATGAGCGTCAACGACATCTGACCGGCGTCACTGGTCTATCAGCCGGGTCTCGCGGATGTAAATGACTAGGCTCGCGCTGAGGAAACTGAACCCCGCGAGCCGGAAGTCGCCGACCGTCATCCCGACCAGACCGACGCCCATCAGCAGCGCCGCTACCGCGGCCGCGCCCGTCGCCAGTAGCCGTCCCATACCGGGCGTAGACGGGGGTCCGGGATAAAGGCGCGTCTCTCGCCGCGGGGCCGGGGAACCTCAACGTATTAGTTCTCGAACCTATAGACCGGGAAAAACGGGTAAAGGGCCTCAATCCGTCATATATTGGGGTCTAAGGTGAAGTTTTAATAGAGTAGCATTACTGGGTATGCATGAGACGGAGTAGCATATAGTTCACGTCGACAACAGCGCCGTGGGCACGCCGTGCCCGCCGAAGCGTACAGTGAGACAGACAGGATGCGACCGTTGGAGACGCGCTACGCCAGGTTGTCGCTGGCACGCCGGTGGCGACGGACCATGACAGACACGACCACGACAATGAGACACAACAGTTCAGTACCGCGTTCGAGAGGGGTAACGTATGTCAGACAGTGATGACAAGGGCGGCGGCATGTCGGACGGGCTGCAGGTCGAATTGTTC
This region includes:
- a CDS encoding methylenetetrahydrofolate reductase; amino-acid sequence: MALGTRAVSDSQGVQTLLTSARFELMPFESFDEEITHLPDDATIAITTSPQLGIEKTVEKTEEAAEMGFDVVPHIAARYIEDREQLKAIAERLEQAGITDIFVPGGDREEPAGEYGSALDLLEVLAETEYSFEEVGITGYPEGHDFIDDETLAESMAQKAPYATYIVTQLCYDPDTVLEWVEDIRARGIELPVEVGIPGVMNYQRLMQISQKVGVGDSIKFLRKTTGILGFVKQLVGSRGTYKPDELIDGLAPHVGDDEYNIRGVHIYTFNQTPDTEQWRHNRLDR
- a CDS encoding succinylglutamate desuccinylase/aspartoacylase family protein produces the protein MDYRAVTHTTTDRQLGRLPSGRDVSVTVHRYDGGSGPTVYIQAAQHGIELNGPAALRRLHDRLTDAAIAGTVLVVPVVNQLAFDHRSYMTPGEYDVMNPNLNRVWPGDVNGSLQEQFAARLWELVKDADAAVDLHTGTADMLEHVRCRADDPAAEGLAEAFGTAYRLTDAPKDTDDDGSGRTFRAAAAAAGIPVITAELSNSRRIAEDAVAAGVDGIHNLLREQALLPEEPESKAAQTVLRNDAEPVTASESGLFECQPDIAVGDTVAAGERLGTVYEPASFEQQQVVSATERGVIFSLARESVVVQGERLAGIARPR
- a CDS encoding GcvT family protein, with the translated sequence MEPTDSLPTQADTVIVGAGIVGCNVAYQLTELGREDVVVVDQGPMPTTGGSSTHAPGIMFQTAEPKVLSQFADYSRRLYSDLEGADGRQAYSETGGIEVARSEERMDFLQRRVEYAEAWGIEDPQLLSPEEVTEHLPLVDADQIEGGYYSPTDGQVSGVVACDALAREAMDRGAKFVPHTRTEDVEAEDGDVQAVVTENGTIECNEVVVATNIWARQLGEKLDVHLPVTPVEHQYTMTEPLDELADSAVDITDHPLFENYENVSGEKAKRLLVGPDRPILRDQDNAMYYRNHGDAYGIGSYNHEPIVPDPQDLGGNDPDGEQGSVHEFTDYHMDNATHPDRPDKAPRQASDELLPATAGKELEHKYNGMFAESPNGLPVMGPVQEYDGLWTAAAIWVTHAGGAGKALAEWMENGVPRLPDGPIDLAHCDVNRFDEHEGSWDFARDIGGEEYRIVYNIMHPKWVWTDKQRDIRRTPMYHTHKKYDAELWAEAGWEEPHWFDSNADLLAEFGDQIPDREGWEAKYWSPIEGAEALNVRENVGLHDMTSFNKMEVIGSDAGEFVQYLCTNDMDIDVGDVKYTLMCNEGGGVRADITVTRTDEDRYLLLTTGREVGNNHVAWVREQSPDDVVVNDVTSSLAAMVCTGPNARKVLSKLTDVDLSDDAFPFFTSQQFFVKNIPVTALRVSYAGELGWEFYTPSEYGERLWEHIMEAGEEYGIRPYGNGALDSLRIEKGFRLWGKDLHTEHNPYEAGLGWAVDLETDFIGKEAVAAAADGDNIDHKVACLTLDDEDAVVLDNKPVLDGDETIGYLHSAEYGYTEGACVAYTYLPPEYAEPGTSVEILYEGERYDATVREEPLVS
- a CDS encoding aromatic ring-hydroxylating oxygenase subunit alpha, whose amino-acid sequence is MTRWNASSDEVTAVSPDITDEKNALPAKYFTDPAVHELEKEKVFGQYWVYAGHANAISEPGAYFTRTIGDKQVIIVRDHDDDIRAFFNVCAHRGSKMVEDTPMTNPGNMGRIRCPYHMWSYDLDGDLESTPKSFEEAGLNPDLDDDEVCSLDASENGLNEVQTDRIGPFVFLNFADDPMPLAEQAGSLKTELEDMPLEEYEHAARYVSEVDCNWKTFAGNYSECDHCHANHQDWITDIELDESNLEVNDYHWILHYTHDEDVDDELRIHEEKEAKFYYFWPNFTVNMYGTADGYGTYIIDPIDEGRFQLIADYYFSSAEMTDAEQEFVRTSRQLQEEDFELVERQYEGLQSGALAQAQLGPNEHTVHKLHRLAQEAYES